The Mycolicibacterium mageritense genome contains a region encoding:
- a CDS encoding CD225/dispanin family protein, with the protein MSYYPPPPPGGYPPPPPPYGGFQPGPGGFPPDNNLVWAILSTVLCCLPLGIVAIVKSTQVSGLWAQGRYAEAQQAADDAKKFAIWGAIAGVVVSVAAVVFYIIVIAAAVSSVPSSY; encoded by the coding sequence ATGTCCTACTACCCGCCGCCACCTCCTGGCGGTTACCCGCCGCCCCCGCCGCCGTATGGCGGATTTCAGCCAGGGCCAGGTGGTTTCCCTCCTGACAACAATCTGGTGTGGGCGATCCTGTCGACAGTGCTGTGTTGTCTGCCGTTGGGCATCGTTGCGATCGTCAAGTCGACCCAGGTGTCCGGTTTGTGGGCGCAGGGTCGTTACGCCGAGGCGCAGCAGGCCGCTGACGATGCCAAGAAGTTCGCCATCTGGGGCGCGATCGCCGGTGTCGTCGTATCGGTCGCGGCCGTCGTCTTCTACATCATCGTCATTGCCGCGGCGGTGAGTTCGGTACCGAGCTCGTACTGA
- a CDS encoding CD225/dispanin family protein: MTEYPPPPPGGYPPPPPPQGGYGPPGPQGAPPDNNLVWAILSTILCCIPVGAFAIYKSTQVSGLWAQGRFAEAQQAADDAKKFAIWGAIAGVAFSVIWIIFLVATGAFSASVTSY, from the coding sequence ATGACCGAGTACCCACCTCCTCCTCCCGGCGGTTATCCGCCTCCTCCGCCGCCGCAGGGCGGGTATGGACCACCCGGACCGCAGGGTGCGCCGCCGGACAACAATCTGGTGTGGGCGATCTTGTCGACCATCCTGTGCTGCATTCCCGTCGGGGCGTTCGCGATCTACAAGTCCACCCAGGTATCCGGACTGTGGGCGCAGGGCCGGTTCGCCGAGGCGCAGCAGGCTGCCGACGATGCCAAGAAGTTCGCCATCTGGGGCGCCATCGCAGGCGTCGCCTTTTCGGTGATCTGGATCATCTTCCTCGTTGCGACTGGTGCGTTCTCGGCTTCGGTGACTTCGTACTGA
- a CDS encoding DUF2752 domain-containing protein, translating into MFTLAVTPRLGAPLGVAALAGCACVAVWVGDPTTPGGPLPVCPTKLLLGIDCPGCGSLRMIYSLLHGDVLAALRFNAVGLIALMFLAWAYAAWTYGRLANRRVRSWQHWRWSAVITLVVVSIWFVVRNLPFEPFVSLRV; encoded by the coding sequence ATGTTCACCCTCGCCGTCACACCCCGCCTGGGCGCGCCACTGGGCGTGGCCGCACTGGCGGGGTGTGCCTGTGTGGCTGTGTGGGTCGGTGATCCGACCACCCCCGGCGGCCCTTTGCCGGTGTGCCCGACGAAACTCCTCTTGGGCATCGACTGCCCCGGATGCGGCAGCCTGCGCATGATCTATTCCCTTCTGCACGGCGATGTCCTTGCAGCGCTTAGGTTTAACGCGGTCGGCTTGATCGCGCTGATGTTTTTGGCGTGGGCCTACGCGGCGTGGACGTACGGGCGTCTTGCCAACCGCCGGGTGCGCAGCTGGCAACACTGGCGATGGTCGGCAGTCATCACGTTGGTGGTGGTGTCGATTTGGTTCGTCGTCCGAAACCTGCCGTTCGAGCCGTTCGTCTCACTGCGCGTATGA
- a CDS encoding Bax inhibitor-1/YccA family protein produces MRETSNPVFRSLPKTQGGYAQFGTGAAGFGAQQVHAQQYAPEYLDQQQAGVARPLTIDDVVTKTAITLAIVSAVAVVSYFFVAANPALMMPFTLVGGLGGLVLVLIATFGRKQDNPAIVLSYAALEGLFLGAASFLFANLVSSGGPTMIFQAVVATIGVFIGMLVVYKTGAIRVTPKFTRMIVAAMFGVVALVLVNFLLAMFGVGGGEGLGLRSGGGLAIGFSLLCIALAAFSFLIDFDAADQMIRAGAPEKAAWGIALGLTVTLVWLYIEILRLLSYFNND; encoded by the coding sequence GTGCGCGAGACCAGCAACCCGGTATTCCGGAGCCTGCCGAAGACGCAGGGCGGATATGCACAATTTGGTACCGGAGCCGCCGGCTTCGGTGCGCAGCAGGTGCACGCGCAGCAGTATGCGCCTGAGTACCTCGACCAGCAGCAGGCCGGCGTCGCACGGCCGCTGACCATCGACGACGTCGTGACCAAGACGGCCATCACCCTGGCCATCGTCTCGGCTGTCGCGGTCGTGTCCTACTTCTTCGTGGCCGCCAACCCGGCCCTGATGATGCCGTTCACCCTCGTCGGCGGGCTCGGCGGCCTGGTCTTGGTGCTGATCGCCACCTTCGGGCGCAAGCAGGACAACCCGGCCATCGTGCTGAGCTACGCGGCGCTGGAGGGCCTGTTCCTCGGCGCGGCCTCGTTCCTGTTCGCCAACCTGGTGTCCAGCGGCGGCCCCACCATGATCTTCCAGGCCGTGGTGGCCACCATCGGCGTGTTCATCGGCATGCTTGTCGTGTACAAGACCGGGGCCATCCGGGTGACCCCCAAGTTCACCCGCATGATCGTCGCCGCGATGTTCGGTGTCGTGGCACTGGTTCTGGTGAACTTCCTGCTCGCGATGTTCGGTGTCGGCGGCGGTGAAGGCCTCGGCCTGCGTTCCGGCGGCGGCCTTGCCATCGGCTTCTCGCTCCTGTGCATCGCGCTGGCGGCGTTCAGCTTCCTGATCGACTTCGACGCTGCCGACCAGATGATCCGGGCCGGTGCGCCGGAGAAGGCCGCGTGGGGCATCGCCCTCGGCCTGACCGTCACCCTGGTCTGGCTCTACATCGAGATCCTGCGGCTGCTGTCGTACTTCAACAACGACTAG
- a CDS encoding SGNH/GDSL hydrolase family protein has translation MGSRSRAPRVRRSTVAVAAAATLASTGTAYFGARNLLTGQAAKARRVIPKSWDVPPRADGVYTAGGGPVQRWERGVPFDLHLMIFGDSTATGYGCHVADEVPGVLIARGVAEQTGKRIRLSTKAIVGATSKGLSGQIDAMFVAGPPPDAAVIMIGANDITKPNGIGASARRLGAAVRRLRSAGAVVVVGTCPDFGVITAIPQPLRWYARNRGLRLARAQAGVVRAAGGVPVPFSDLLAPEFYKAPELLFSEDMFHPSAAGYALAAKQLLPALCNALGEWDGDAALETGAADTSTLLTRLGSMSRLWRRSTGVPAPIVVPAG, from the coding sequence GTGGGCTCAAGAAGTCGTGCTCCTCGCGTCCGCAGATCGACCGTCGCCGTCGCGGCGGCAGCGACGCTCGCGTCGACCGGCACCGCATATTTCGGGGCCCGCAACCTACTGACCGGGCAGGCGGCCAAAGCCCGCCGCGTCATCCCGAAATCCTGGGATGTGCCGCCCCGCGCCGACGGCGTGTACACCGCAGGCGGCGGACCGGTGCAGCGCTGGGAACGCGGAGTCCCGTTCGACCTGCACCTGATGATCTTCGGCGATTCAACCGCCACCGGCTACGGCTGCCATGTGGCCGACGAAGTTCCCGGCGTGCTCATCGCGCGGGGTGTCGCCGAGCAGACCGGCAAGCGAATCCGGTTGAGCACCAAGGCGATTGTGGGAGCCACATCGAAGGGCCTGTCGGGGCAGATCGACGCCATGTTCGTGGCCGGACCGCCACCGGATGCCGCCGTGATCATGATCGGCGCCAACGACATCACCAAGCCCAACGGCATCGGGGCGTCGGCGCGCAGGCTGGGCGCCGCGGTGCGCCGGTTACGGTCGGCCGGTGCGGTCGTCGTGGTCGGCACGTGCCCGGACTTCGGCGTGATCACCGCCATCCCTCAGCCGCTGCGCTGGTACGCGCGCAACCGCGGCCTGCGGCTCGCGCGCGCCCAGGCCGGCGTCGTACGCGCGGCCGGTGGTGTCCCGGTGCCGTTCTCCGATCTGCTGGCGCCCGAGTTCTACAAGGCGCCCGAGCTGCTGTTCTCCGAGGACATGTTCCATCCGTCGGCGGCCGGCTACGCACTGGCGGCCAAGCAGCTTTTGCCCGCACTGTGTAATGCCTTGGGCGAGTGGGATGGTGACGCGGCGCTGGAGACCGGCGCCGCCGATACCAGCACATTGCTGACCCGGCTCGGCAGCATGAGCAGGCTATGGCGGCGTTCCACCGGGGTGCCCGCGCCCATCGTGGTACCCGCGGGTTAA
- a CDS encoding cystathionine beta-synthase produces MRIAKHVSELIGNTPLVQLNSVVPEGAGVVAAKIEYLNPGGSAKDRIAIKMIDAAEASGELKPGGTIVEPTSGNTGVGLALVAQQRGYKCIFVCPDKVSEDKRNVLRAYGAEVVVCPTAVPPDHPDSYYSVSNRLVTEIDGAWKPDQYSNPMGPESHYETTGPEIWADTDGKVTHFVAGVGTGGTITGTGRYLKEASGGKVQIIGADPEGSVYSGGTGRPYLVEGVGEDFWPSAYDPTVPDEIIAVSDADSFDMTRRLAREEALLVGGSCGMAVVAALEVARKAGPDSLVVVLLPDGGRGYLSKIFNDAWMSSYGFLRSRLDGSVEQSTVGDVLRGKSGALPDLVHTHPSETVRDAIGILREYGVSQMPVVGAEPPVMAGEVAGSVSERELLSAVFEGRAKLADAVADHMSPPLPLIGAGELVSTAAKNLRESDAVMVVEEGKPVGVLTRHDLLGFLSEGARRS; encoded by the coding sequence ATGCGCATCGCCAAGCACGTCAGTGAGCTCATCGGCAATACCCCTCTGGTACAGCTGAACTCGGTTGTCCCAGAAGGCGCGGGCGTGGTGGCCGCGAAAATCGAGTACCTCAACCCGGGTGGCAGCGCCAAGGACCGCATCGCGATCAAGATGATCGACGCGGCCGAGGCCAGCGGCGAACTCAAACCGGGCGGCACCATCGTCGAGCCGACCTCGGGCAACACCGGCGTCGGGCTGGCGCTCGTGGCCCAGCAACGGGGTTACAAGTGCATCTTCGTATGCCCCGACAAGGTCAGCGAAGACAAGCGGAATGTGTTGCGCGCGTACGGTGCCGAGGTCGTGGTGTGCCCGACGGCGGTGCCGCCCGACCACCCGGACAGCTACTACAGCGTGTCCAACCGCCTGGTCACCGAGATCGACGGCGCGTGGAAGCCTGACCAGTACTCCAACCCGATGGGGCCGGAGTCGCACTACGAGACGACGGGCCCGGAGATCTGGGCCGACACCGACGGCAAGGTCACGCACTTCGTCGCGGGCGTCGGCACCGGCGGCACCATCACCGGCACCGGGCGCTACCTCAAGGAGGCGTCCGGCGGAAAGGTGCAGATCATCGGGGCCGACCCCGAGGGGTCGGTGTACTCCGGCGGCACCGGGCGGCCGTACCTGGTGGAGGGTGTCGGCGAGGACTTCTGGCCCAGCGCCTACGACCCGACGGTGCCCGACGAGATCATCGCGGTTTCCGACGCCGATTCGTTCGATATGACACGTCGCCTGGCGCGTGAGGAAGCCCTGCTGGTCGGCGGTTCGTGCGGCATGGCCGTGGTCGCCGCGCTCGAAGTGGCCCGCAAGGCCGGGCCCGACTCGCTCGTGGTGGTACTGCTGCCCGACGGCGGGCGTGGTTATCTCTCAAAGATTTTCAACGACGCGTGGATGTCGTCGTACGGGTTCCTGCGCAGCCGGCTGGACGGCTCCGTCGAACAGTCGACCGTCGGAGACGTGCTGCGCGGCAAATCCGGTGCGCTGCCGGACCTGGTGCACACCCACCCGTCGGAAACCGTGCGCGACGCCATCGGCATCCTGCGCGAATACGGTGTATCCCAGATGCCGGTGGTCGGTGCCGAACCGCCCGTGATGGCCGGCGAAGTGGCGGGCAGCGTGTCGGAGCGCGAACTCCTGTCGGCGGTGTTCGAGGGCCGCGCCAAACTGGCCGATGCGGTCGCTGACCACATGAGCCCCCCGCTGCCGCTGATCGGGGCCGGCGAACTGGTCAGCACCGCGGCGAAGAATCTGCGCGAATCCGACGCAGTGATGGTGGTCGAGGAGGGCAAGCCGGTCGGCGTGCTGACCCGGCACGATCTGCTCGGTTTCTTGTCCGAGGGTGCACGTCGGAGCTGA
- a CDS encoding acetyl-CoA C-acetyltransferase, producing the protein MPEAVIVATARSPIGRAGKGSLVNMRPDDLAAQMVKAVLDKVPALDPRDIDDLIMGCGQPGGEAGFNIGRAVAVQLGYDFLPGTTVNRYCSSSLQTTRMAFHAIKAGEGHAFISAGVETVSRFAKGNADGWPDTKNPLYADAMARSDQAAAGATEWHDPREDGLVPDVYIAMGQTAENVALHTGISREDQDHWGVRSQNRAEEAIKNGFFEREIVPVTLPDGTTVSTDDGPRPGTTYEKISQLKPVFRPNGTITAGNACPLNDGAAALVVMSDVRARELGLTPLARIVSTGVSGLSPEIMGLGPIEAVKKALANAGMSIGDIDLYEINEAFAVQVLGSARALGMDEDKLNVSGGAIALGHPFGMTGARITATLLNNLQTYDKTFGIETMCVGGGQGMAMVVERLS; encoded by the coding sequence ATGCCTGAAGCCGTCATCGTTGCCACTGCCCGCTCGCCGATCGGCCGCGCAGGCAAGGGCTCACTCGTCAACATGCGTCCCGACGACCTGGCCGCCCAGATGGTCAAGGCCGTGCTGGACAAAGTGCCTGCACTGGATCCCCGTGACATCGACGACCTGATCATGGGCTGCGGCCAGCCCGGCGGTGAGGCCGGCTTCAACATCGGCCGGGCCGTCGCGGTGCAGCTGGGCTACGACTTCCTGCCCGGCACCACCGTCAACCGCTACTGTTCGTCGTCTCTGCAGACCACCCGGATGGCCTTCCACGCGATCAAGGCCGGTGAGGGCCACGCCTTCATCTCCGCGGGCGTCGAGACCGTCTCGCGGTTCGCGAAGGGCAACGCCGACGGCTGGCCCGACACCAAGAACCCGCTGTACGCCGATGCCATGGCGCGCTCCGATCAGGCCGCCGCCGGCGCCACCGAATGGCACGACCCGCGCGAAGACGGCCTGGTGCCCGATGTCTACATCGCCATGGGCCAGACCGCCGAGAACGTCGCCCTGCATACCGGCATCAGCCGGGAGGACCAGGACCACTGGGGCGTGCGGTCACAGAACCGTGCCGAAGAGGCCATCAAGAACGGCTTCTTCGAGCGCGAGATCGTTCCCGTCACCCTGCCGGATGGAACCACCGTCTCGACCGATGATGGGCCCAGGCCCGGAACCACCTACGAGAAGATCAGCCAGCTCAAGCCGGTCTTCCGGCCCAACGGCACCATCACTGCAGGCAACGCCTGCCCGCTCAACGACGGCGCCGCCGCGCTCGTGGTGATGAGCGACGTGCGCGCGCGTGAGCTCGGCCTCACACCGCTGGCCCGCATCGTGTCGACCGGTGTGTCCGGGCTGTCGCCGGAGATCATGGGCCTCGGCCCCATCGAGGCCGTCAAGAAGGCTCTTGCCAACGCGGGCATGAGCATTGGCGACATCGACCTCTACGAGATCAACGAGGCGTTCGCGGTGCAGGTGCTCGGCTCGGCCCGCGCGCTCGGCATGGACGAGGACAAGCTGAACGTGTCCGGCGGCGCGATCGCCCTCGGCCACCCCTTCGGCATGACCGGTGCCCGCATCACCGCCACGCTGCTCAACAACCTGCAGACCTACGACAAGACCTTCGGCATCGAGACCATGTGTGTCGGTGGCGGCCAGGGCATGGCGATGGTCGTGGAGCGGCTCTCCTAG
- a CDS encoding endonuclease domain-containing protein codes for MDIGSDPFVGSEALASGALNRYELRRYYQPLMPNVYLDKRIALTLRLRTQAAWLWSGREAVVAGLAASALHRAQWIDDDVPVELIWANARPPRRVITRADLLLPGECQLLDGLNVTTPERTAFDLGRRGSLEEAVARLDALGNATEFKATDVLMLAERHRHVRGLRQLECALDLYDPGAQSPKETWLRLMIIDEGYPRPQTQIPVLGANGQPRYYLDMGWEEYMLAVEYDGVQHADALGYDIVRNEHISDAGWTTIRVAAGHRRPEIMARLHVAWSRVAAALVLR; via the coding sequence ATGGACATTGGCAGCGATCCCTTCGTCGGCAGCGAGGCTCTGGCATCCGGCGCGCTGAACCGCTATGAGTTGCGCCGCTATTACCAGCCGCTGATGCCAAACGTGTACCTGGACAAGCGGATTGCCCTCACTCTGCGATTGCGGACGCAAGCGGCATGGTTGTGGTCGGGTCGGGAAGCGGTGGTCGCGGGTCTCGCGGCATCGGCCTTGCATCGCGCCCAGTGGATTGACGACGACGTTCCCGTCGAATTGATCTGGGCGAATGCGAGACCGCCACGGCGGGTTATCACCCGTGCCGATCTCTTGCTGCCGGGGGAATGCCAACTGCTCGACGGACTCAATGTGACGACGCCCGAGCGGACGGCCTTCGACCTCGGCCGGCGCGGTTCACTTGAGGAAGCCGTGGCTCGGCTCGACGCGCTCGGTAATGCAACGGAGTTCAAGGCCACCGACGTGCTGATGCTGGCGGAAAGGCATCGGCACGTGCGTGGGCTGCGTCAGCTCGAGTGCGCGCTCGACCTCTACGACCCGGGTGCCCAGTCGCCCAAGGAGACCTGGCTTCGTCTCATGATCATCGACGAGGGGTACCCGCGACCTCAGACACAGATCCCGGTCCTGGGCGCGAACGGCCAACCGCGGTACTACCTCGACATGGGGTGGGAGGAGTACATGCTCGCGGTCGAATATGACGGCGTGCAGCATGCCGACGCTTTGGGCTACGACATCGTCCGCAACGAGCACATCAGCGACGCCGGCTGGACCACGATTCGAGTGGCCGCGGGCCATCGGCGGCCCGAGATCATGGCCCGCCTGCATGTCGCGTGGAGTCGAGTGGCTGCGGCGTTGGTTCTGCGGTGA
- a CDS encoding alpha/beta hydrolase fold domain-containing protein, whose product MTAPSKVSRSHRAGISPARVHRARKYPVSDWAPVEVVEDGPSLGGRLASLAAMLTIRPVLAIGSHAPHLPWPFGVVNFAARLMRPAPGTIKATIGLPNCTARLVRADGVLPADGKRSVILYLHGGAFLTCGANTHSGIVTSLSQYADSPVLVVDYRMVPKHSVGTAVDDCYDAYHWLRLTGYEPEQIVLAGDSAGGYLGLALAERLLAEGEEPAALVTMSPLFEIDNTARANHPNIHRDAMFPASAFGALVALVERAAGRKGEDVYEPLDHIEPGLPRTLIHVSGSEVLISDARKAAHMLAAAGVPVEVRVWPGQMHVFQLATPFVSEATRSLRQIGEYIREATW is encoded by the coding sequence ATGACTGCACCGAGTAAGGTCTCGCGGTCCCATCGTGCTGGCATAAGTCCAGCTAGAGTGCACCGCGCGCGGAAGTATCCGGTCAGTGACTGGGCGCCCGTAGAGGTCGTGGAAGACGGCCCGAGCCTCGGGGGCCGACTGGCTTCGCTGGCGGCGATGCTGACAATCCGACCGGTCCTGGCAATTGGTAGCCATGCTCCGCATTTGCCGTGGCCATTCGGAGTCGTGAACTTCGCGGCGCGGCTCATGCGCCCCGCTCCAGGCACCATCAAGGCCACGATCGGCCTGCCCAACTGCACCGCTCGACTCGTGCGGGCTGACGGCGTGCTGCCTGCCGACGGCAAGCGCAGCGTCATCCTGTACCTGCACGGTGGCGCCTTCCTGACGTGCGGCGCGAACACGCACTCGGGCATCGTGACGTCGCTGTCGCAGTACGCCGACAGCCCGGTGCTAGTCGTGGACTACCGGATGGTTCCCAAGCACTCTGTGGGCACCGCGGTCGACGACTGTTACGACGCCTACCACTGGCTGCGGCTCACGGGCTACGAGCCCGAGCAGATCGTCCTGGCGGGCGATTCCGCGGGCGGATACCTGGGGCTGGCGCTGGCCGAGCGGCTGCTGGCCGAGGGCGAAGAACCCGCGGCCCTGGTCACGATGTCACCGCTGTTCGAGATCGACAACACCGCGCGCGCCAACCACCCGAACATTCACCGCGACGCGATGTTCCCGGCCTCGGCGTTCGGCGCTCTCGTCGCGCTCGTCGAGCGCGCGGCCGGCCGCAAGGGCGAGGATGTCTACGAGCCGCTCGACCACATCGAGCCGGGGCTGCCGCGCACGCTCATCCACGTGTCGGGTTCCGAGGTTCTGATCAGCGATGCACGGAAAGCCGCCCACATGCTCGCCGCCGCCGGCGTTCCGGTGGAGGTCCGCGTTTGGCCCGGTCAGATGCACGTATTCCAGCTCGCGACGCCCTTCGTGTCCGAAGCGACGCGCTCGTTGCGCCAGATCGGCGAGTACATTCGCGAGGCCACCTGGTGA